The following are from one region of the Paraglaciecola sp. L1A13 genome:
- the orn gene encoding oligoribonuclease, with amino-acid sequence MTVDAQNLVWIDMEMTGLHPEVDVVLEIATIVTDANLNILAEGPVLAIHQSDDVLNNMNQWCIDTHGKSGLTQRCQKSSINEQTAVAETIRFLEKYVPKGASPLCGNTIGQDRRFMVKYMPELEEYFHYRNIDVSTLKELVKRWKPEVLDGFTKKGVHLALDDIRESIAELVYYRQHIFNI; translated from the coding sequence ATGACGGTTGATGCACAAAACCTTGTTTGGATTGATATGGAGATGACCGGATTGCATCCCGAAGTAGATGTTGTGTTAGAAATAGCCACAATAGTGACAGATGCCAATCTAAACATCTTGGCAGAGGGGCCTGTTTTAGCCATACATCAATCTGACGATGTGCTCAACAACATGAACCAATGGTGTATTGATACTCACGGTAAATCGGGATTAACCCAGCGTTGCCAAAAGAGCAGTATTAATGAGCAAACAGCTGTAGCAGAAACGATTCGGTTTCTTGAAAAGTATGTGCCTAAAGGCGCGTCGCCTCTTTGCGGGAATACCATTGGGCAAGACAGGCGGTTTATGGTGAAATATATGCCGGAATTGGAAGAATATTTTCATTATCGCAATATTGATGTCAGCACGCTTAAAGAGTTGGTTAAACGCTGGAAGCCTGAAGTACTAGACGGATTTACTAAAAAGGGTGTGCATTTAGCCTTAGATGATATCCGCGAATCAATTGCCGAGCTGGTTTACTACCGTCAGCATATATTCAATATTTGA